The genomic DNA ttaatacaATGATTAGAAACTAGAAACTGGGTAACAGTCTAGACCCTCAGCTTGCTCTGAAATTACAGAATAATTACTGACAAAATAATCGTTAGTCAGCAACCACATAGTCCATCTTTTTTCAGGATTCTAAATTAAAtgagaaaagtcaacttttcaGATGTAACCCGAGTTCAACAAGAGTTGTCACTTTTTTGATTACTTGAGACTGACATTAATTTGCAACGGTTGACTTTCCTCATCACAGTGGGAATTTGGGAAGTACAATTTTCCAGATTGCAATTATATTTTCCATTGAACATAATTTATTTGTACTAAAAACTTCATCTTTCAAAACAACCTGTTTGCGTCATGTCAAATTATTTAAGTGCAGGTGCATTGAAAATAGCCCTTAAGTTTTGCAATTCAGTTTACACTGAACTGAGGCTATAATCAAATGATTGCAAATTGACATGAGTAATCCAATTCTTTACTTATCAATGGAGACATTTTTTGAGAAATAGCAGAATGGGACAAGTGTTTAATCATGACAAGAACATTACCAATCTAACAGTGATTCCACTAAGATTGGTGAGGAGAGAGTGAAGAATTTTTAGTGCTAGATACATAGCTATATATGGCTTTCTCAAGAAGTTCAGCTCTCTTCATTTCTtcatcatgaatttttttgatttcattttctttgcatCTGAGCTGTTCCTTTAGTAGTTCCAATTCACTGTCCTTTATGCTTATAGCATCCCTGTGTCTTCTTGTCATTTCAGCTATTCTACTTTCCAAATCAGAAATTTTATCTCGTAGCTCAGACTGAGTTTTCCTTTCTGAGTCAAGTTCAATTCTTGACCGATTGACCTCATTTCTGTAATCTGCATCTTTCTGTTCCAGTTGTTGCTTCAAAGTTTCCATCTGCCTCCTCAACATTTCACTATCTCTGTGTGTAGAATTAAGCTGAGACTGCAAATCTGTGATCTGTGTCAactgttttgtgttttggatTTGAAGCTCACTCTGTGATTGCTGGATTTGAGATAGATGCTCATCATACTGTCGGGATCTAGTAATTTCATCTTGTTTTAACCTTGTCTTTGTGTTACGGAGTTCTTCATCTGAGGAGATCCTCAACGAGACCAACTGAGATTTCAAAGTGCTAACCTCCTCTTCAAATGCAGTTTTCTCTTCCTCCAACTTcatcatcttttcttttgtgGCTTCACGATATTCCAGAGCTTTCTGCTGCAAATTGCTTACTTCTTTTTGTAGCCTTCTTTCAGTATTCAGAAGCTCTTCCTGGAATTTTTTATCACTAGCCTTTCCCCTATCAGCAAACTGGGTTTCCATGGCTTCAATATCTTTCTCTAAAGTACTTATCTTATTCTCATGGctcttatttcttctttcaagaATGTTGATTGTTTTTTCTAACTCCTGATTTTTCTCCAGAACctcattcattttctttctgtggAGGAGCTCTGTTGCAGCCttgctttccttttcctcttgCAGTTCATCAGTTAATGTCTGAACTGCAAGCTTCTGTTCAGAGAACATTTTTCTGGACAAAAGTAATTCAGAGTTGGTGGTGGACAATTTTGATGATAGAGAATCAAATGCTGCTTTCCTTTCATCCAAAGCTGTTCTCAAGTGATCAATCTTGGTTTGCATACTTCTGTTAAGCTGTTCCTGACTGGATCTCTGTTGGTCAATTTCTTCCTTCAAACTCGTCACCTAACATTAATCAGATGAAATATGGACTTGAATGTAATACATTTCAACCTTTTCTCATCATTCTTGTAGCCAGGAAAATGATGAGAATGAACAACAAGACATCCTGTGACACTTTAACAGCTACTTCAGTCATTTTACCCTTTACCATTTTAGTTTGAGCCTGTTTTTGGTAAAACTGCTCACCAAAAAAACTATCAGTCACTATCATCCACTCATTCAAACAGCAACAACTATCATCACTTATTATGTTGAATTAGAAGATAGTCAATGATAGTTCGTGTTCAAATGCACATGATAAttgaaactatcatcaactatcatgaccaTTTGAATATTTGAACGGGGGCAGCCATGGACAAGCATCCTAACCAGGGGGAATAGACAATACTCCCAGTaacttcatgctatggaaacagGGATAAGCTCAAGCCAGATAGAACAACTTAGACTTTCCCTATCTCTTTATCTAAATAAAGTGCTTGATGATTATACTTACATAAGCAACAAAAAGAGATGCACCACTAAGGGTAGAATGATATTGAGAATTGTAACAATATCCTGTTTAATAATTAGTTATCAGTTTTATGGCAAAAGAACATACCTcctgtctttttttctcttgtgtcATTTCCAATTCTCTTGTTAAAGCCTCAGTCTGGGCCTGATGTTCTTCAAAAGCTACTTGTCTGTCACTGTTCTGTTGGATAGCAACAGACAAAGCCTGAACAATATCTTGAGGAATGTTGTTCCCTGTGTagatttttaatgaaatcaatCAAGCAAGCTGTCAAAAAATCTTGTTTAATTTGATAAAAGATTGTAACTTATTTACCATTTTGTGATAAACACTGCATGGAGTAACTTTTcactgattttagttttgctcTCATGTCTTCATTTTATAGCCATACACAACCTTACCTTTCTCCTCACTATCAAGAATTCATGTGTGAAGTTAGGTTCACAATGCAATAACTACACTGAGATTTTGTCCCTAAAATGTATATTTGGACCTTTAATTAAgggctttttttaaaactatcaaATCTTATAACCACCAGGTCTTGTTCCGacttctactttttttttttgctttctttctttctttttctttctcttgatgGAAATCCAGAGTTCGTACAAGCATAATCAACTTTCAAGGACAATAATCCCTCCTATCCTATCACAGAATTTCAAATGGGACAACAACATAAAATTTCAAGGTCgtaaaaaatgataattactAAGGCACTTTTAGGGAATCCTTCCCATCTGTGATACATGAATGGTACCCCCAACATCCCCTCAAAAGAGGATAGAAAACCTCACCTGTGAGTTCCAACCCCACAAGCCTTTTGTTAAACTTCAAAGCTTCCAGTAATTCCCTTCCACCAAGGAGGCCGATATTATTCCAGCGTAAATCTAGACCTCTTAAACATTGGTTACGTTTTAATGCAACAGCGATTTGACTTGCTCCTTCATGGGTAATCTGATTATTCCTCAAATCGAGAAATAATAACGCTTGATTGTGAGCCAGTCCCTCACAAATAGCTCTCATTCCATTATCCCACAAACCAAGCGAATTCCACTCGATAAGTAGACTTCGAACACACTCATTTCTCTTCAGGAACTGACCCAAGATTTCTGCAGCCCCAGCGCGAATGTTATTCCCTTTCAAGTTCAACCGTTTGACGGCTTTATTGTCTATCAAGCCTCTAAGAATGATTTTGCTTGATTCTTCGCTAAGCAGACAGTCGGAAAAATTTAGTTCTTCAAAGAACAGGTCATCTGTAAGAACGCTAACAAGTGCATTACAATCCTCTGGAGTGAGGTTACAACAGGAAAGATCTAATTTCGTCGCACTCTCAGGCGTTGATCTACTTTCACGAAACTGTTCGCCGTCTGAATAGCTTCGAATATGATTTAGAACACTTTCTAATGGAAATACATGATGTTCTCGACATATTGTAGAGTAGCGTTTGTGAAACTCTTCCAtcttcttcaaatattttgcctAGTACtccaaaaaacaataaaacaacgCTGCAACAAGTGGTAACTGACTTTAACGGCCACTAGTTGAGTCAAATACGTCAAATATGGCATTGGAAGTGTCCTCGGGAACACTTGGCGTGCAGAGGCGTGCATAGTAAATAGTCTTTGTTTGTTGTCATGGCAACAACACGaatgtttacagaacttttttaATGGCCACTAGTTTGTTCATTTCCATGGTGTTTTTGTCGATGGGCTGTGACTCATCTAGGCTGTTTAAACTAGCCAAAAGCTCAAATTTCAAGGTGATTACAGGTAGTTTGTAATTAGAACCATTAGGAAACTAACTAAACTAAGGATAGTCATTCAATAATCAACAAGTGACATTCACCCCAAGAAGTCAGGATGCAAAAGAACAGCGGATGTGAAACAGTGCAAGTTAGTTATCGCTCCAAAGTTGAATTCAATGTAACGAAGGCCCTGATCCGTTCTCGAAGCGACTGTTTCTTGGAGTCAAAGCGAGCGCGTGAACGAatgcttaaagaaaaagaatttgaaaaccGAACTCCATGGGACATCAAGCCACCGGACTTCACACTTCAAATCTACCGTCCAAAGCCTCCCAAACGAAATACAAGAGAATCTATGATACCAGGTTACAACGAAGACGAGTGGAATGAAAGAGCAAAGGAGAGAAACAAACAGCGGATTGAATTTAAGcctatttctttaccaaaaaTTCTACAGCCCCCAGTATCACACAAGGTGCCTTTCTCCACTCAGTTTCGTATTCCGGACTCTCATGCTGCCAAAATCAAGTACGTTAGGGAAGGTGTACACAAACGTGATCCTTACGTTACACCGGGACCTCATGCCTTCAGAGGGGATAATTTCAGACCAGTAAGTTGTTATAGTTAAGTAACCAATTAAATCAAATACACATCTCATTATCTGTTTCATAAAGTATAATTCCtgttattgttatcaatattattacAATACTATTGAATGCTTTAAATCGTTTTGGTTGATTTCTTACATCCGTTCAGATTTTTTGCCCAAGAGCATTTTTTTGTTCATGAACGGTGGTGTATAAAACGCCAAAATAACGGCTAATTGCATAATACATAAAAGAGCACCCTAGCGTGAGTTTCACCCACGAAGTCATGATTCAAGACAGGGATAACTTAATGGCAGACTTTTTTTATCCTTACCCTCTGAATTCTTGGACAGGGGGGAGGTATCTCTCTCTCAGAACCTTTGATATTAAAAAGTTATTAAGACTAGATCAGCTTGTAGACAAGATGGCACACTGTGCTAGGACATGAGGCAACTAAGACTTTTGCTATTCACCCCAGATGGGATGCCAGTTTATCATAAGTTTCGTCCCACATTCTATCTGTGTGAGAGTAAAGAatttttcccaagaacacaaaaaaaGGGACCTAGTCAGGGCCCAAACCCCCTTAATTCCATCAGGAATCCAGTTCACTGGCTTAACTATCACATTttcgacaaagaaaaaatttctgctgAATCTAGGCATATAGTAGGGAgagaaactttttcaaaaaacgcacatattttaaatttgtgattTATAGCTGGAGAATCCAAAAACGTATGGTTTGCCAGAGTTCGAGACTACTTATGATCACGATCCAGGAAATTTGAAGTTCAAGTCCAGAACATTGAATGTCCTGCATGACCGTAAGTGTTCTAATGCACCTAAatgtaaattattcaaactacaACTTTAGCAACATTCTCATTCTAAATGTAACATCAGTAATTTAATATTAACAGGTATTTCAATTGAGtatgatgaacatcataaggaaaagaaaacaaaaattgtttgaattgttCCATACTTTAGAAAATTTCAACACTTAAATTTATCTGTACTACAATTTTCAAATAGATAATTCATGCAAAATTATGATCTTCATCGCTAAATTACAGTCACTGTGTAATAAACATGATCCAGGCAAAAATGAAACACAATTACCAACCTATTCTCAATAACCCTTTGGTGATGTTGCTATGATTGCATTATATGATTAATTATCAAATCAATCCCTTTTTTAGCCTATACAGATCAGTTTATAAATTGTAAGGATGGTTATAGAAAACAGATGATAACTTACAAAGAGGAGGAGTGCGAATGGGATAAGTCACTCATCTTATACAAAGGGGTAAGTGGTGTAAACTAAGTTGATGGAACACACAATTATTACTCATCTAAGCTATTTAATAATTCAGTGCCTTCTGCCAGGCCAATTACCTAGAGTTCCAACACCTCTCTTGCCTTCATCTGCACATCATGTTAATTCACTGCAGCAGCACTATTTGCTTTAGTGATTATGAATGAATAAAGAGAGATGGAGAGATAGATAGGAAAGTGAGATGAAAGAGGCTGGACTGTCATGAAActgatacaaaaacaaatttctctcATTTGACTGTCTTACTTTTACATTCCACTGTTTGTCTCATTGTGGATTTTTAATGGCATCAGAGGCATGTACAGAGGCATGTAAAATGCCTATTAGAACATAACACAATTTGCCTTGTCCCTTACTTAACAACACATGCTTGAAACTGTTCTCTGTTTCTCTTTCACAAAACTTTGCAGCCATACAAAAAGGGTCATTTGCCAGGAAGTGCTCTGATGAGACAGATAGCCAAACAGCTGCCATGGTGTTCACCCCAAGATAAgattgaacaattttcaaggcCAGACATTTTTGACAATAAAACAGCTGACTGGTTAGAAGTAACAGCACATAGCAAAGAACTCAACAGGATCTAAAAATTGTTAAAGAGCATGCAGAAATGTGCAGAGTAAACATGGTTCTAGTGTATGTAAACAATTGTGAATTACACTTCATAGTGACTGGCAAAACATGCTACAGCTTGTTGTGCATCACATCATTCAGGATTCTACATCTATACATCATAGTCACATGACTTGAACCTATATCAAAGACTGCAATAAGGGTTCTTCTACTGTGCAatagttaacaattattcaccaaagtggagcCACGAACTGGTGATCagggtaaatatccaccactttctcCAAAACCATGGTGAATAATTGGTTCAGTAAATACCACACAGAAACTGAAAAGAATTAGTTTATTTCAGTCTgtaaatatacaaaaaaatggttggaaattgaATTATTGACATGCAATTTTGTCTCCTTGgttgcttggaggtgaatagtacttgctaatcaTTTCTGAACCAGCTAATCATCATGCATGAAAAGCAACATTCACCTGTGAGGTATAAACTAATTCAAAATATGTCAGACTGGAAAGTGTTCACTCTctgaaagtttatttttaaaaacaatcatgTCTCCCCATCCTTTGATAATGTGTTACAAACATTTTTATACAATCACTTACAGGCAAAAATGAAATGAACAACAAACTATTAATTTATTCTATTGGAAGtacatttttttggttattgttgcatttttttccagatACCATGTACACAAACATAATAtttaagaatatttaaattcaaatttttcttggtCAACATTAAATAGAACTTGATGTTTTTTCATCAGGAAGAGTTTctgtaataattattatttattactaAATGCAATGAAGCACAGCTATTTTGTAAACACAAGTTTGGGTattaaagtaacttttatcaataaatattttcctattcTTCCCGATGATATGGGTTCACTTTAACATTAAAAACTTCAACTTGGAATTTAAATTATAACAGATGATTCCACCTTCCAACATGACATTTTCAAGTAAATAGTATTCAATTTTGCACACATGAATGATACATTATGTTATAAATGTTTCATATGAGTAAGTACAAGATTTGATGATCACTCAATTAAATTAATTCAGGCTAGATTCATATTATGTGCTGCTGTTATACTACCAACTCAGCTGAGGTTACACATCTTAGGAGGGAGCCACACTTTAGTGGTTTTTGCTACTAGACCAGTAAAGGAATCTGATCACAACTACATGAAATGCATCACATTTTGAACtaaaaaccttaaaaatgtATGATTCTTGCAATTAAGTTGCAATGAAAGAAATTGCTGATAAGAAGCCATAGGAAAAATTTAGGCTTTGACAGGATTCAAAACCATGCCCCCAAGATACTAGTTGAGCACCTCTACTAACTGGTCTGCCAATCAACATGTGTTGGGGGTGGGGCAAATTTTGGAACTTCTTTGTTCTCATGGGAGAGTCTGATCACAaccaaataaaatatattatcttATTACCTGTGGATGATACACAAGTAGAGAAATGAATCTCACAGGTGAGCCACACTTAAAGAAATCCCAGAGaggaagcctgaattttttccatttcttcatCCTGCACACATTCCTACACTTAataattggttcatacgtcagcgtgtgttcatcgagatatgaagcacacagaaagtttgaagagcacaaaagacgcgtaagagttgctcgaggcgtagccaagagcaactctagctttgtgagtgctctctaaacttcccaagtgcttcatatctcgatgaatgcatagctgacatatgaaccaattgttttataacattttcaacccaatggaaaattttcttctcgAGGGATATGTTTGTTGACGTCATGagcatgcacaataggaatatgaagcacgctcgtgaaattgaatttgattagacaaatttactagctatgttataataataaacattgccaaagttttcaaagtttcttgAATTAAATATAACATCATTTACagaggaaaatttacatttcctGGAGACTCTTCAATAGAAAATCTCAAAATACAATGAGAATGAGCCTGCCTGTctttgttcaaatttgaaatgaatttaaataacTTCAACAAGTCCACAAACATCCTCAAATAAAAGTTTCTACATTTGGCAGCTGTCATTATGATGAACTCTCATGCAAAATGAATCAGGTTGACAATCTTTTTCATTATAAAACACAAAAGGTGAAGTTTAAAGGTATAGCTATTCTTTCAACACAACATAGAGAAAGCTGCCATATATGTCACCACAACTGAGTCACAAGTACAGTGTCAATTATGAAGCTGTTTCATTTTCTGCCAATATCTTGAGACTTCTACACCTTCCCAGGAAAGATTACCACATGGCTCAAAAATACTGCAAGAGATAGCATTATAACAACATTATCTCATGATGCACTTCAGTAATGTAAATGGCATGTCCAAAAACCTTCCATTAGTTTTAACCACCTTTTCAAAACCCAGAGGAAAATTTTGATGCTGAATGACGTTTCCATTACTGCTTTTCACATGGCTGATGAAATGTAAGTGTAGTTATCTTAGATGTAGTAATATTTTCTATGTATCatctttttccttctaaaaGTGACCACTTCAAAGTTCTGATGTACATGTAACTACTAGCAACACATACACAATAATCATTTAAGACACCTTAAAAGCCTCTAATAAGGATGGTATTACTGTTACACTTTTACACATAACACAAACAATTTTCCTCCATTTCCAGAAATCATCTTGAATGAATTGCTTCTGACCATTTTATGGATGCATTTCTAGACTTGTGTCATGAGTACAGAGCTATGACTGAAAATTTTGTCTGTGGTAGATCTTGCCTCTTGCAGGCCACCACATACGcttgacattttattttttcccagCAAGTTATTCCACTTTAATTTCATCACATTtcattcaaaaggaaaaaagaaaattcaacatACTTGTCCCTTATATACAGTAGACATCTTCTCTCAGCATCTGATAACTTTTGACTAACTGCATCAATATTCTTCTGCAGATTTTGAATGCTAGCAGTGCTGACCAAAGTAGTTGGAATTTCTTCAAAACCCAAAGTGAAATGAAGTGCAAGCTTGGAAATATCAACCCCTTGTTCCTTCAAGAAatgggtgaaaaaaaatattttttaatatgaatCAAAGCAGGTAAAACAAGCTTTGCACAAAGATAGCTTTCTCAAAATCATAGAACAGAGAAATCTCAGGCAAAAAACTGTGACAGCTCAGACAACTCTAAAACATTATTGGGTGATATTTCTATGATTGCTATCGGGCAGTGTTAGTGGCAAATTCATAATTATTGATTTTACTGAGAGTGGAAGTCTCTTGTTTAAGTAGAGACTATTcttgaaaaagcaaacaaacaagcacagtgcaaaacaacaacaacgacaacaacaagaAATTCTTAGAATTTGCTCTGAAAGGAAATGTGTCATGGCAGGTGTCCCCCAGAGATCTCTGCTTGGTCCATTGTTATTCAACAAATATATAAACGAAGTAAACTACAGTGTTCTGAACATGGTACTAAAACTATATGCCAATGATGCCACTGGATACAATTCTGATCCTTTGTCCTTAGCTCTACAGTTCATGGTCAATAAGAACTTGTACATGTTTTCTACACGGTTTGAGTAAAATTTACTCTCAACTAAAAACTCCACGACACAAGCTATGATCCTTGGCTCATCTACATACAAGCATGATCTTTTAGTCAACAGAATGGAGATTAAAGTGAAGCCTACTCTCAAGATTCTAGGAGTAATATTGGATAGGAAGATTTCTTACAAGGCACATATTTCAGCAAAGTTAGCAAGCATTTATTCCAAGACCTcagctcttaaccctttaactcccatgagtgaccaagacagaatttctccttacactatcaatacaatattaaccagataagcgatgagaatacagaaagatatcaatttggggataattagctgATAAATTAATTAGCGggctaaattctctgaactaacattataggaattgtatggttgacagtaagaagaatgacaaatttgatctgggtaAACAAATATCTCACTTTGTTCCCATGAAAACTATGATTCTCCTGTATAGATATTTCTAGTTCCATGTTTAAAATATTGTAATACAGTTTTAGTTTGTCTTGGTAAGGTGCAGAGCAATAGACTCCAAGATGCTAACTATTATATCTTAAGAATTCTATTTGGGACTAAGAATGAAAGCTAAGAAACCTTACTGAGTCTTGTAGgcaaaaatactttaaacaCTATTGTTATTACCAAGCTCTGGTGTTGATTTATAAATATCTTAACTCAATAGGTCCAAAGTACTTTGCCAATTTTCTGAATTTAAGGGATGTATGTTATAATGTAAGGGTTAAGGGAAGTAACTTGGTACAGCCTCCTTTTAACACTGAGTGGATGCAAAAATCTTTTCCATTTATAACTTGCAAGCAGTGGAACAAGCTAATGTTATATACTGGGAACTCAGATAAACTTCAAGTGTTTATAAAGGCTCTTCATAAGTTCAACTTAGAATCTTAATAGTAGTTTCTGTCTTACATACATTATTAGgttattttatcattatcatttttctctattctatTTTATTCTTTGCTATTATAGTTTGTGACTTTTCTAAATGTTCTGTCAAATTTTAGCACTTTTTGAATAATGGACTTATATTGaagaaaataatgtaaaatggtttctgtgtttacatagcctgatgtaaacgcgcgggaggttgggagaacacgagataagcgtaggaaaccacgacgcgaagcggagtggtttccagtttatcgagtgttctcccaacctcccaagtgtttacatcaggctatgtgaacacgaaaaccattttacatttcttttataaaataacttatgaaagaggaacgaaaaccgtgtttacatatgctcatgtaaaatggtttcatggccaatcagagcgcgtgtactatttgaattattttataaaatgatgTATCTTTAATAAAGTAGGTATTACATTTTAATAAGTAGTTTAAGTTTTTCACTTaggtttttgtaatttttttccacataTGCACATTcgaacaagtttttttaaactcttaGGTGTTAACGTTTATAACTAAAATACTTAGTTactaaataaatatgaaaaaaattcacccaGTTATAATTGGCAGGGGTTACTTCAATGTACCCAGCCCTTTACTTTTAAATGCTGACAGCTCATGGAATAAATAAGGACTATAATGCTAAAAAAATccttctaaaattaatgaaattattaGGGTATACTGAATGCATTTTAAACCAACACACCTGACAGTAATCAACAGCCTCGCTGCATTTTTTCCGTACAATTTCCCCAGCTGGGTGCCACGAGGGAGGCCCACGGTTTGACAATAATCCCATTGATACAGGAGAAGCATTTACAACTCCAACTCCAACTCCACTCTCCTAAACAACACAAgaattaaaatatgaaaaaatttgaatgaccttaagaggaaaaaaaatgaaaaataatatgaaaagtTAACAACAAATGCTAATCATATGCCAAAGAAAAACCACAAATTTAATGCAATGGGCTGCctgatttatttcctttttttcttttcctttcttttttgcttcataTACTGTTGATTAAAACTACCTTGTTTGTACCTGAAATTGTTATACAATAGATTTGGTCCTGAACCTGCTCATATTGTAATCCTAAGATCAGAAGAGTATCATTCACTGA from Pocillopora verrucosa isolate sample1 chromosome 10, ASM3666991v2, whole genome shotgun sequence includes the following:
- the LOC131782338 gene encoding leucine-rich repeat-containing protein 45-like translates to MEEFHKRYSTICREHHVFPLESVLNHIRSYSDGEQFRESRSTPESATKLDLSCCNLTPEDCNALVSVLTDDLFFEELNFSDCLLSEESSKIILRGLIDNKAVKRLNLKGNNIRAGAAEILGQFLKRNECVRSLLIEWNSLGLWDNGMRAICEGLAHNQALLFLDLRNNQITHEGASQIAVALKRNQCLRGLDLRWNNIGLLGGRELLEALKFNKRLVGLELTGNNIPQDIVQALSVAIQQNSDRQVAFEEHQAQTEALTRELEMTQEKKRQEVTSLKEEIDQQRSSQEQLNRSMQTKIDHLRTALDERKAAFDSLSSKLSTTNSELLLSRKMFSEQKLAVQTLTDELQEEKESKAATELLHRKKMNEVLEKNQELEKTINILERRNKSHENKISTLEKDIEAMETQFADRGKASDKKFQEELLNTERRLQKEVSNLQQKALEYREATKEKMMKLEEEKTAFEEEVSTLKSQLVSLRISSDEELRNTKTRLKQDEITRSRQYDEHLSQIQQSQSELQIQNTKQLTQITDLQSQLNSTHRDSEMLRRQMETLKQQLEQKDADYRNEVNRSRIELDSERKTQSELRDKISDLESRIAEMTRRHRDAISIKDSELELLKEQLRCKENEIKKIHDEEMKRAELLEKAIYSYVSSTKNSSLSPHQS
- the LOC131782331 gene encoding putative uncharacterized protein C7orf78, which translates into the protein MQKNSGCETVQVSYRSKVEFNVTKALIRSRSDCFLESKRARERMLKEKEFENRTPWDIKPPDFTLQIYRPKPPKRNTRESMIPGYNEDEWNERAKERNKQRIEFKPISLPKILQPPVSHKVPFSTQFRIPDSHAAKIKYVREGVHKRDPYVTPGPHAFRGDNFRPLENPKTYGLPEFETTYDHDPGNLKFKSRTLNVLHDPYTDQFINCKDGYRKQMITYKEEECEWDKSLILYKGPYKKGHLPGSALMRQIAKQLPWCSPQDKIEQFSRPDIFDNKTADWLEVTAHSKELNRI